The Methylomarinum vadi genome has a window encoding:
- the hypB gene encoding hydrogenase nickel incorporation protein HypB translates to MCTVCGCGEGETTIEHSHDHDHNHSHSHCSSHSHSHHEHHHDGHSHSHDYGQGPAHAHAPGMSQSRMVQVEQDILAKNNQYAAANRDYFAKHGMLALNLVSSPGSGKTTLLTETIALLKDELSIAVIEGDQQTTQDADRIRATGVKALQINTGKGCHLDAHMVGHALDELKPEEQSLLFIENVGNLVCPASFDLGEAHKVAILSVTEGEDKPLKYPDMFHAADLMILNKTDLLPHLDFDVEQCIEYAKRVNPRIKVLQLSAKTGEGMSTWLQWLKATRALHLIEYQAEAVA, encoded by the coding sequence ATGTGTACCGTATGCGGATGTGGTGAAGGCGAAACCACGATCGAACACTCCCATGACCATGATCACAACCATAGTCATAGCCACTGTAGCAGTCATTCCCATTCTCACCATGAGCATCACCATGATGGGCATAGCCATAGTCACGATTACGGCCAGGGGCCGGCACACGCCCATGCCCCTGGCATGTCCCAGTCGCGGATGGTGCAGGTCGAGCAGGATATCTTGGCCAAGAACAATCAATACGCCGCAGCCAATCGCGATTATTTCGCCAAGCACGGCATGCTGGCACTGAACCTGGTTTCCAGCCCCGGTTCCGGCAAGACGACGCTGCTGACCGAAACCATCGCATTGTTGAAAGACGAATTGAGCATCGCCGTGATCGAGGGAGACCAGCAGACGACACAGGACGCCGACCGGATCAGGGCGACCGGCGTCAAGGCCCTACAGATCAACACCGGCAAGGGCTGTCATCTGGACGCCCATATGGTCGGCCATGCCTTGGACGAATTGAAACCGGAAGAGCAAAGCCTGCTGTTCATCGAAAACGTCGGCAACCTGGTTTGTCCGGCCAGCTTCGATCTGGGCGAGGCACATAAAGTCGCGATCCTGTCGGTCACCGAAGGCGAAGACAAGCCGCTGAAATACCCCGACATGTTCCATGCCGCCGATCTGATGATCCTGAACAAGACCGACCTGCTGCCGCACCTCGACTTCGACGTCGAGCAATGCATCGAGTACGCGAAACGGGTCAACCCGCGCATTAAAGTCCTACAATTGTCGGCCAAGACCGGCGAAGGCATGTCAACCTGGCTGCAATGGCTCAAAGCGACCCGCGCCCTGCATCTGATCGAATATCAAGCCGAAGCGGTGGCTTGA
- the hypA gene encoding hydrogenase maturation nickel metallochaperone HypA — protein MHEMSLCESILDIIEQQAREQQFAKVKTVRLEIGALSSVEPEAMRFCFDAVMQGSLAGQARLEIIDVQGQAWCMQCGHNVVIEQRYDPCPSCGGFQLQVNGGEEMRIKELEVE, from the coding sequence ATGCATGAAATGTCGCTGTGCGAGAGCATTCTGGATATCATCGAGCAGCAGGCGCGGGAACAGCAATTCGCCAAAGTGAAAACGGTGCGGTTGGAAATCGGCGCCTTGTCGTCGGTGGAACCGGAGGCGATGCGTTTTTGTTTCGACGCGGTCATGCAAGGTTCATTGGCCGGTCAGGCGCGGCTGGAGATCATCGATGTTCAGGGACAGGCCTGGTGCATGCAGTGCGGTCACAATGTCGTCATCGAACAACGTTACGATCCCTGCCCAAGCTGTGGCGGTTTTCAGTTGCAAGTAAATGGCGGCGAAGAAATGCGAATCAAAGAGTTGGAGGTAGAATAA
- the cysZ gene encoding sulfate transporter CysZ — protein MMRMADKGKNPVYALQCLLKGLAMLPRKELRKYLLIPLLINVLLYSTVLVLGYYYMSDLIQQFIPGWLSWLEWILWPLFFVSFLITGFFTFTILANLIAAPFYSHLSARVAELLSGDSIDVVEQSWPKVLLAEIKRAGYLLSRMLPLLILFIIPVVNVVAPIVWALFGAWSMALEFMAYPLENRGLLFSEQKALLKEVRIAGLSFGGLTVLGLSLPIFNLIVSPAAVIGATVYIYTLAEQQEQ, from the coding sequence ATGATGAGAATGGCCGATAAAGGCAAAAACCCGGTTTACGCCCTTCAATGTTTGCTGAAGGGCTTGGCGATGTTGCCGCGTAAGGAATTGCGCAAATATTTGTTGATTCCCCTGCTGATCAATGTGCTGTTATACAGTACGGTGCTGGTGTTGGGCTATTATTACATGTCCGATTTGATCCAGCAGTTCATACCCGGCTGGTTGTCCTGGCTGGAGTGGATTCTGTGGCCGCTGTTTTTCGTCAGCTTTCTGATCACCGGTTTTTTTACCTTCACGATACTGGCCAACCTGATCGCCGCGCCTTTTTACAGCCATCTTTCGGCCCGAGTTGCCGAACTGTTGTCCGGTGATAGCATCGATGTCGTCGAACAGTCTTGGCCCAAAGTGTTGCTGGCGGAAATCAAACGCGCCGGCTATTTGTTGAGCCGGATGTTGCCGTTGCTGATACTGTTCATCATCCCGGTCGTGAATGTCGTCGCGCCGATCGTTTGGGCCTTGTTCGGCGCCTGGAGCATGGCATTGGAGTTTATGGCTTATCCTCTGGAAAATCGCGGATTGCTGTTCAGCGAACAAAAAGCACTGTTGAAAGAGGTGCGCATCGCCGGGTTGAGTTTTGGAGGCCTCACGGTATTGGGCTTGTCGTTACCTATATTCAACCTGATCGTGTCGCCGGCCGCGGTGATCGGTGCGACGGTGTATATTTACACGCTCGCTGAACAACAAGAGCAGTAA
- the mtnA gene encoding S-methyl-5-thioribose-1-phosphate isomerase: MSEIKQLSVQALEWTGKSLRVLDQRLLPEQIRYHEYHDAETVAEAIRSMQVRGAPAIGIAAAYGVVLSVKRHYRADWRERVERDIQLLAESRPTAVNLFWALDKMRAALAAAEDPLVVATEAALRIHQDDLEANLRMGELGADVLGEARAVMTHCNAGSLATGGYGTALGVIRSAWRRGLKTVYAGETRPWLQGARLTVWELAQDGIPSTLIADSAAAWLMKNGALDWIIVGADRIAANGDVANKIGTYSLAVLAKQHDVKMMVVAPMSTIDFSLANGNGIEIEQRHPAELLPDCYLQKGSLVQAWNPVFDVTPAQLITAIVTERGVVLNPAEHGGVRSLKT; encoded by the coding sequence ATGAGCGAGATTAAGCAATTGAGCGTACAGGCGCTGGAATGGACCGGGAAGAGTTTGCGGGTATTGGATCAGCGTCTGTTGCCCGAACAAATCCGTTATCATGAATACCACGACGCCGAAACGGTCGCCGAGGCGATCAGGTCCATGCAAGTGCGCGGAGCGCCGGCGATTGGTATCGCCGCCGCCTACGGAGTAGTGTTGTCGGTAAAAAGGCATTATCGAGCCGATTGGCGGGAAAGAGTCGAGCGGGATATTCAATTGTTGGCCGAGTCTCGGCCGACCGCGGTCAATTTGTTTTGGGCCTTGGATAAAATGCGCGCGGCTCTGGCGGCGGCGGAAGACCCGCTGGTTGTCGCGACCGAGGCCGCCCTGCGAATACATCAAGACGACCTGGAAGCCAATCTGCGCATGGGGGAATTGGGCGCCGACGTGTTGGGCGAAGCCCGCGCCGTCATGACCCATTGCAATGCCGGTTCGTTGGCGACCGGCGGGTACGGTACCGCCCTTGGCGTGATTCGCAGTGCCTGGAGGCGAGGGCTCAAGACCGTTTATGCCGGAGAAACCCGGCCGTGGCTACAAGGGGCTCGCTTGACCGTGTGGGAATTGGCCCAGGATGGCATTCCGTCCACGTTGATCGCCGACTCGGCCGCGGCTTGGCTGATGAAGAACGGCGCGCTGGACTGGATCATCGTCGGCGCCGACCGGATCGCCGCCAACGGCGATGTGGCCAATAAAATCGGCACCTATTCGCTGGCGGTGTTAGCCAAACAGCATGATGTTAAGATGATGGTGGTGGCGCCGATGTCGACCATCGATTTCTCGCTGGCGAATGGCAATGGTATCGAGATAGAGCAACGCCATCCGGCCGAATTGCTGCCGGATTGTTATTTACAGAAGGGTTCCCTGGTCCAGGCCTGGAATCCGGTTTTCGACGTGACGCCCGCGCAACTTATCACGGCAATCGTGACCGAGCGCGGCGTGGTATTGAACCCGGCCGAACACGGCGGAGTGAGGAGTTTAAAGACATGA
- a CDS encoding TRZ/ATZ family hydrolase encodes MQVDLIIEARWIIPVEPASVIHRNHSLVVDDGKIIAILPQETALLRYQPNKVHKLHSHALIPGLINCHTHASMTLLRGIADDLHLMDWLQRHIWPLEHKWVGEAFVRDGSDLAIAEMIRGGTTCFNDMYFFPEVTAHRAIHHGIRASIGLIAVDFPSAWAENSEAYIEKGLALHDELRHEPLITTAFAPHAPYTVSDEPLRKIRMFADELNLPVHIHVHETRHEVEEQQQKTGRRPLQRLEELGLLSPSLLAVHMTQLTPAEIARFAESGGHIVHCPESNLKLASGFCPVAQCLDAGINVALGTDGAASNNDLDMLAEMRSAALLGKGVSGDASAVPAQTALQMATLNGAKALGIDELTGSLTIGKAADVVAIDLSELETQPLYHPLAQIVYSASRHQVTDVWVAGRQLLKQRRLTTLDLDDLRARIDVWQQRLFADDNK; translated from the coding sequence ATGCAAGTTGATCTCATTATCGAAGCACGCTGGATTATACCCGTTGAACCGGCGTCCGTAATCCACAGAAACCACAGCCTGGTCGTCGACGACGGTAAAATAATTGCGATACTGCCACAGGAAACGGCATTACTACGTTATCAGCCCAACAAAGTGCACAAACTTCATTCTCATGCGCTGATTCCGGGGCTGATCAATTGCCATACTCATGCCAGCATGACGCTGTTGCGTGGCATCGCCGACGACCTGCATCTGATGGACTGGCTGCAACGCCACATCTGGCCGTTGGAGCATAAATGGGTCGGCGAAGCTTTCGTCAGGGACGGCAGCGACCTGGCCATTGCCGAAATGATCCGCGGCGGCACCACCTGCTTCAATGACATGTATTTTTTCCCGGAGGTCACCGCGCATCGTGCCATCCATCACGGCATCCGCGCCAGCATCGGGCTGATCGCCGTCGATTTTCCCTCGGCCTGGGCGGAAAACAGCGAAGCTTATATCGAGAAGGGCCTGGCTTTGCATGACGAACTACGCCATGAACCGTTGATCACGACGGCCTTTGCACCGCATGCACCTTACACCGTCTCCGACGAACCATTACGCAAAATACGCATGTTCGCCGACGAACTGAACCTGCCGGTGCATATACATGTACACGAAACACGGCATGAAGTCGAGGAACAACAACAAAAGACCGGACGCAGGCCATTGCAACGTCTGGAAGAACTCGGCCTGCTCAGTCCTTCGCTATTAGCGGTGCACATGACCCAATTGACGCCTGCTGAAATCGCCCGCTTCGCCGAAAGCGGCGGCCATATCGTGCATTGCCCGGAATCGAACCTGAAACTGGCCAGCGGTTTCTGTCCGGTGGCGCAATGTCTGGACGCCGGAATCAATGTCGCGCTGGGCACCGATGGCGCCGCCAGTAACAACGATCTCGACATGCTGGCGGAAATGCGCAGCGCCGCGCTGCTCGGCAAGGGCGTCAGCGGCGACGCCTCGGCCGTTCCGGCGCAAACCGCGCTGCAGATGGCTACGCTCAACGGCGCCAAGGCCTTGGGCATCGACGAACTGACCGGGTCGCTGACGATTGGCAAGGCGGCCGACGTGGTCGCCATCGACCTTAGCGAACTGGAAACCCAGCCGCTATATCATCCGCTGGCGCAAATCGTCTATTCGGCCAGCCGCCACCAGGTCACCGATGTCTGGGTGGCCGGCCGGCAATTGTTGAAACAAAGGCGCCTGACCACGCTCGATCTCGACGATCTCCGCGCCAGGATAGATGTTTGGCAGCAACGCCTGTTTGCCGACGACAACAAATAA
- the ubiG gene encoding bifunctional 2-polyprenyl-6-hydroxyphenol methylase/3-demethylubiquinol 3-O-methyltransferase UbiG gives MTVTENVHAHEIHKFGSQAERWWDPHGEFKTLHDVNPLRLRFIQQHVDLPGKKAVDVGCGGGILTEGLAKHGADALGIDLSEDLIDIADLHSLESGVNVRYQKISAEALAEQQPSSFDLVTCMEMLEHVPDPGSIIGACAKLVKPGGMVFFSTLNRVPKAYLLAIVAAEYLMKMVPKGTHDYKTFIKPSELSQAARHAGLELQSLIGIEYNPLSKRFSLGKDIDVNYIAAFQRPE, from the coding sequence ATGACAGTGACAGAAAACGTACACGCCCACGAAATACATAAATTCGGCTCTCAGGCCGAACGCTGGTGGGACCCTCACGGTGAATTCAAAACACTGCATGACGTCAACCCCTTGCGCCTGCGTTTCATCCAGCAGCATGTCGATTTGCCAGGCAAAAAAGCCGTCGATGTCGGCTGCGGCGGCGGCATTCTGACCGAAGGCCTGGCCAAACACGGCGCCGACGCGCTGGGCATCGACCTGAGCGAAGACCTGATCGATATTGCCGACTTGCATAGTCTGGAATCCGGCGTCAACGTCCGTTACCAGAAAATCAGCGCCGAAGCGTTGGCCGAACAACAACCGAGCAGCTTCGACCTGGTCACCTGCATGGAAATGCTGGAGCATGTCCCCGATCCCGGCTCGATCATCGGCGCTTGCGCCAAATTGGTCAAGCCGGGCGGTATGGTGTTTTTTTCGACCTTAAACCGGGTGCCTAAAGCTTATTTGCTGGCAATCGTCGCGGCCGAATATCTCATGAAAATGGTGCCTAAGGGGACCCACGATTACAAAACCTTCATCAAACCGTCGGAATTGAGCCAGGCCGCCCGTCACGCCGGACTCGAGCTGCAATCCCTGATCGGCATCGAATACAACCCGCTCAGCAAACGTTTCAGTCTGGGCAAGGACATCGACGTCAATTACATCGCGGCCTTTCAACGTCCCGAATAA
- a CDS encoding HAD family hydrolase, whose protein sequence is MSRKFKLACVLFDLDGTLVDTAPDLVVCLNRAIGKHGFRSVDVAEIRPFISHGAAAMIKQAATGSDERLQRVMLADMLDDYQNNIAAHSRFFAGIAETLDFIECNGLKWGVVTNKLERFTLPLMAALQLTERAACIISGDTTANSKPHPEPMLTACRHAQVEPEHCLYIGDASHDITAGKNANMKTLAALYGYLKDDDRPDTWGADGLISSPEQLTSWIQSSACY, encoded by the coding sequence ATGAGCCGAAAATTCAAGCTGGCCTGCGTGCTATTCGATTTGGACGGTACCTTGGTCGATACCGCGCCGGATCTGGTCGTTTGCCTGAACCGGGCGATCGGCAAACACGGTTTTCGTTCGGTCGACGTTGCCGAAATCAGGCCCTTTATCTCCCACGGCGCCGCGGCCATGATCAAACAGGCCGCGACAGGGTCCGACGAGCGGCTGCAGCGCGTTATGCTGGCCGACATGCTGGACGATTACCAGAACAATATCGCCGCGCACAGCCGTTTTTTCGCCGGGATCGCGGAAACATTGGATTTCATCGAATGCAACGGCTTGAAATGGGGGGTCGTTACCAACAAGCTGGAACGCTTCACGTTGCCGTTGATGGCGGCATTGCAACTGACCGAACGGGCCGCCTGCATCATCAGTGGCGATACCACGGCCAACAGCAAGCCCCATCCCGAACCGATGCTGACCGCCTGCCGGCACGCTCAAGTGGAACCGGAGCATTGCCTTTACATCGGCGACGCCAGCCACGACATCACCGCCGGCAAAAATGCCAACATGAAAACGCTGGCGGCATTGTACGGTTATCTGAAAGACGATGACCGCCCCGACACCTGGGGGGCCGACGGCTTGATTTCGTCTCCCGAACAACTGACTTCCTGGATTCAATCATCAGCATGCTATTAA
- a CDS encoding SDR family NAD(P)-dependent oxidoreductase — MLLKDQVILITGAGGGLGGTAALALAKQGAHIILLDKSIPKMEKVYDAIVGQGGPEPVMYPFDLAGANEAQYFELAEVIDKQYGSLQGLLHSAVELSAYSPVCNIKTQEWGHSLNVNLNAPFLLTRVLLPVLQKSEHASVVFTSDSSARKAPAYSGAYGVAKIALEGFAKILAEELEAGQKIRVNTLVPGPVDSPLRKKVYPAEDKTRLPAMDSLDAVYVYLFSNDSLEISGQTIDAQTFTTR, encoded by the coding sequence ATGCTATTAAAAGATCAAGTCATCTTAATCACCGGTGCGGGTGGCGGCCTCGGCGGCACGGCGGCTTTGGCATTGGCCAAGCAAGGCGCGCACATCATCCTACTGGACAAGAGCATTCCCAAAATGGAGAAGGTCTACGACGCCATCGTTGGTCAAGGCGGCCCGGAACCGGTCATGTACCCGTTCGATCTCGCCGGCGCCAATGAAGCTCAATATTTTGAGCTGGCCGAGGTCATCGATAAACAATACGGTTCCCTGCAAGGCCTGCTGCATTCCGCGGTGGAACTGAGCGCTTACTCCCCTGTCTGTAATATCAAGACGCAGGAATGGGGCCACAGCCTGAATGTTAACCTGAATGCGCCGTTTCTGTTGACCCGGGTGTTGTTGCCGGTACTACAGAAGAGCGAACATGCTTCGGTCGTGTTCACGTCCGATTCCTCGGCCCGCAAGGCGCCAGCTTACAGCGGCGCCTACGGCGTGGCGAAAATAGCCCTGGAAGGCTTCGCCAAAATCCTGGCCGAGGAATTGGAAGCCGGTCAAAAAATCCGCGTCAACACATTGGTTCCCGGCCCGGTCGATTCGCCGTTGCGCAAGAAAGTTTATCCCGCCGAGGATAAAACCCGGCTACCGGCGATGGATTCGTTGGATGCGGTATACGTTTATTTATTCAGCAACGATAGCCTGGAAATTAGCGGCCAGACCATCGATGCGCAAACATTCACAACCCGATAG
- the sufT gene encoding putative Fe-S cluster assembly protein SufT: MSEREVVQLTRDVNVITVPDGNHGTLSKGHEVTIHQSLGSSFTVVTEHGHMVRIASSDADALGKESHELHTLVSETDPEAVEKNCWEVMKTVYDPEIPVNIVDLGLVYHCNVTPNDKGGNDVHIMMTLTAPGCGMGPVIQSDVEKSVRALPGVDSVNVEIVLDPPWSREMMSEVAQVQLGLF, from the coding sequence ATGTCTGAAAGAGAAGTTGTCCAATTAACCCGAGATGTCAATGTCATCACCGTACCGGATGGTAATCACGGCACCCTGAGCAAGGGCCATGAAGTCACCATCCATCAATCCCTGGGCTCCAGCTTTACCGTCGTGACCGAACACGGCCACATGGTACGCATCGCCAGCAGCGACGCCGACGCCTTGGGCAAGGAATCGCACGAACTTCACACATTGGTTTCCGAAACCGACCCCGAAGCCGTCGAAAAAAACTGCTGGGAAGTCATGAAGACCGTCTACGACCCGGAAATACCGGTCAATATCGTCGATTTGGGCCTGGTTTACCATTGTAATGTCACGCCTAACGACAAGGGCGGTAACGATGTGCATATCATGATGACGCTGACGGCCCCCGGCTGCGGCATGGGACCGGTCATCCAAAGCGATGTGGAGAAATCGGTCCGCGCCTTGCCCGGCGTCGACTCGGTCAATGTCGAGATCGTCCTGGACCCGCCTTGGTCGCGGGAAATGATGTCGGAAGTCGCCCAAGTGCAATTAGGCTTGTTTTAA
- a CDS encoding alpha-L-glutamate ligase-like protein — protein sequence MSWKNYLFAARRLRQFGLLGMNQRNGDYISRYNPRHYYPLVDDKLQTKQMALDAGVAVPQLYAVVEIEHQIDRLAQILAGYDEFAVKPAHGSGGEGILIIKGRSKDLYRKLNGTLLSEAEIGHHISNILSGMYSLGGQPDKALIEYRVEFSSVFEHISYQGVPDIRTIVFRGVPVMSMLRLPTRLSDGKANLHQGAIGVGINLATGRTLKGVWREEIVSHHPDTGYEIEGLEIPDWGQIMSLAAGCQEMVSLGYIGVDIVLDAKLGPLMLEINARPGLSIQIANQKGLLPFLRQIETVRQLPDAVAERVKLGQQLHAG from the coding sequence ATGAGTTGGAAAAACTATTTGTTTGCGGCTCGTAGATTGCGTCAATTCGGGTTATTGGGCATGAATCAGCGCAATGGCGATTATATTTCCCGTTACAATCCCAGGCATTACTATCCGCTGGTGGACGATAAGCTCCAGACCAAGCAAATGGCGTTGGATGCGGGAGTCGCCGTTCCGCAGTTGTATGCGGTGGTTGAAATCGAGCACCAGATCGACCGGTTGGCGCAAATTCTGGCCGGCTACGATGAATTCGCCGTTAAGCCGGCCCACGGTAGCGGCGGAGAAGGAATTTTGATCATCAAGGGGCGCAGCAAGGATTTGTACCGCAAATTGAACGGTACCCTGCTCAGCGAGGCCGAAATCGGCCATCATATTTCCAATATTCTCAGCGGCATGTATAGCTTGGGCGGTCAGCCCGATAAGGCGCTGATTGAGTACCGGGTCGAATTTTCCTCGGTATTCGAACATATCAGTTATCAAGGAGTGCCGGATATTCGAACCATCGTCTTCAGAGGGGTGCCGGTCATGTCGATGCTCAGGCTGCCGACCCGGCTTTCCGATGGCAAGGCCAACCTGCATCAGGGTGCCATAGGCGTCGGTATCAATCTGGCCACTGGGCGGACGTTAAAAGGCGTATGGCGGGAGGAAATCGTCTCGCACCATCCGGATACCGGCTACGAAATAGAAGGCCTGGAAATCCCGGATTGGGGGCAAATCATGTCGTTGGCGGCAGGTTGTCAGGAAATGGTCTCGTTGGGCTATATCGGTGTCGATATCGTGCTGGATGCCAAGCTCGGGCCGCTGATGCTGGAAATCAATGCGCGTCCGGGCTTGAGCATACAAATCGCCAATCAAAAAGGGCTATTGCCTTTTTTACGCCAGATCGAGACGGTTAGGCAGTTGCCTGATGCGGTGGCGGAAAGGGTGAAGCTGGGGCAGCAACTGCATGCCGGCTAG
- a CDS encoding inactive transglutaminase family protein — protein MKNLHVIILSLALIVISIAICFYKVTELKLPLLPAEQSEVWAVEARISFKANRGPAKVDLLLPKKPQDYFILDESFISGRYGMTLEEANRNRLVRWTLRRPKGSQSLYYRMQIIAEKQVPEPEEGARYPLKKSYPDMMQTAVDALLDEVRSKSADTRSFTHELLLRLNAKDADDNIQLLRKGAEKPELWVERIISILAGARIPARKANILLLKDGIRHGQLTPWLQIYDGSEWVAFDPGSSRGEAGFPENSFVWNIGQDPLLTVKGGRAAKVEFSVHKQFQEAEYIAQQRSDVKHSSVMAWSLFNLPIQTQNVYRILLMMPLGALLIVVLRNLIGIKSFGTFMPILIALAFRETELAWGLVLFTVMVALGLMLRFYLEYLHLLLVPRLAAVLIIVVILMLFLSLLTHKLGIDRGLSVALFPMVILTMTIERMSLVWEELGPAEALQQGIGSLFIASIGYLLMTNPLLEHLIFVFPELLFFLLGITLLLGRYTGYRLTELWRFRALLK, from the coding sequence TTGAAGAATTTGCATGTCATCATCCTGTCGCTGGCCTTGATCGTGATCAGCATCGCGATCTGCTTTTATAAAGTCACGGAATTAAAATTGCCGTTGTTGCCGGCGGAGCAGTCGGAAGTATGGGCTGTTGAGGCCAGGATCAGTTTTAAGGCCAACAGGGGGCCCGCCAAGGTGGATTTATTGCTGCCCAAGAAACCGCAGGATTACTTCATTCTGGATGAAAGCTTTATTTCCGGGCGCTACGGCATGACTCTGGAAGAAGCAAACAGGAATCGCTTGGTGCGTTGGACGTTGCGCCGTCCCAAAGGCAGCCAGTCTCTGTATTACCGGATGCAGATTATCGCCGAAAAACAAGTGCCAGAACCGGAGGAAGGCGCGCGTTATCCTTTGAAAAAATCCTATCCCGACATGATGCAGACTGCCGTCGACGCCTTGCTCGACGAGGTTCGCAGCAAATCGGCCGATACTCGCTCGTTCACTCATGAATTATTGTTGCGCCTGAATGCGAAGGATGCCGATGACAATATCCAATTATTACGCAAAGGGGCGGAAAAGCCCGAGTTGTGGGTCGAACGTATTATCAGTATCCTGGCGGGCGCCAGGATTCCCGCGCGAAAGGCTAACATTCTGTTATTGAAAGACGGTATCCGGCATGGCCAGCTGACGCCCTGGTTGCAGATATACGACGGCAGTGAGTGGGTGGCTTTCGATCCCGGCAGCAGTCGTGGAGAAGCCGGGTTTCCGGAAAATTCGTTTGTCTGGAATATCGGCCAGGATCCCTTGTTGACGGTGAAAGGGGGCAGGGCGGCCAAGGTCGAGTTTTCCGTGCATAAACAGTTTCAAGAGGCGGAGTACATCGCGCAGCAGCGCTCCGATGTCAAACATTCCAGCGTCATGGCCTGGTCCCTGTTCAATTTGCCGATTCAGACGCAGAATGTTTATCGCATTTTATTGATGATGCCGTTAGGCGCTTTATTGATCGTGGTCTTGCGCAATCTGATCGGCATCAAGAGTTTCGGCACCTTCATGCCGATCTTGATCGCCCTGGCTTTTCGCGAAACGGAGTTGGCTTGGGGATTGGTATTGTTTACCGTGATGGTCGCGTTGGGATTGATGTTGCGGTTTTATCTGGAATATCTGCATTTGCTGTTAGTGCCGCGTTTGGCGGCCGTGCTGATCATCGTGGTCATTCTAATGCTCTTTTTGAGCTTGTTGACCCATAAATTGGGAATCGACCGGGGTCTCTCGGTGGCGTTGTTCCCAATGGTCATTCTCACCATGACCATCGAGAGGATGTCGTTGGTATGGGAAGAACTGGGCCCGGCCGAAGCGTTGCAGCAAGGCATCGGCAGTTTGTTCATCGCCTCGATCGGCTATCTGTTAATGACCAATCCGCTGTTGGAGCATCTGATTTTCGTGTTTCCGGAATTATTATTTTTCCTGTTGGGTATTACATTGCTGCTTGGCCGTTACACCGGATACCGTCTGACCGAACTTTGGCGTTTTAGGGCCTTGTTGAAATAA